The following are encoded in a window of Nilaparvata lugens isolate BPH chromosome 13, ASM1435652v1, whole genome shotgun sequence genomic DNA:
- the LOC111052165 gene encoding odorant receptor 23a-like — translation MARITLEASRKMREVMMSRGHYEGEKSRLLAKFYIFSTVIYIFDTILDIFNLESGQFEEKIFRFKNINMLLCGLAYPLVDTDTYRLLYSIEQQGRFDSSEKSSRAMKNLQEKLDKELDQINKLTYFVIVFIMGTLSIAPLMAAILKIYPKLLTGSGESIDVTKLSLPISLWYPQEYANIYTYILLYTLQIFYIYLFSGYMYCVLTSGFMALKITIYNLKYLCLSVEEGRNRLEEMSRENSSFEDQCYLENKLGLEEYIVNIIKLHHMICRSTDNLNRDLKKMYTVWNNTICFQICVCLYSSVKMEDLVLKVEHILLVVPLAYILLLYCSNAQELLNEGENFRTTVWGSFFVDKPKWYKSSMLIMMIRSTKELEIKPFGFYVLNLKTFSMVMKAAYSYFNMLNSLRKRI, via the exons ATG GCAAGAATAACATTGGAAGCATCCAGGAAAATGAGGGAAGTTATGATGAGCAGAGGACATTATGAGGGCGAAAAAAGCCGACTTTTAGCGAAGTTCTACATTTTTTCAACAGTCATCTATATTTTCGACACAATCTTGGATATTTTCAATCTGGAATCTGGACAATTCGAGGAGAAGATATTCCgatttaaaaatatcaacatgCTTCTCTGTGGATTAGCCTATCCACTTGTTGATACGGATACTTACAG GCTGCTATACTCCATAGAGCAACAAGGCCGATTTGATTCATCAGAAAAATCGTCTCGCGCCATGAAAAACCTTCAAGAGAAACTAGACAAAGAACTAGATCAAATCAACAAGCTCACCTACTTTGTTATAGTTTTCATAATGGGAACTTTGTCTATTGCACCTCTCATGGCGGCCATTTTGAAAATCTACCCCAAACTGCTAACAGGCTCTGGCGAGTCAATTGATGTCACAAAACTGTCACTGCCTATCAGCTTGTGGTACCCCCAGGAATACGCCAACATATACACCTATATCCTGCTGTATACTTTACagatattctatatttatctGTTTTCGGGGTACATGTACTGTGTACTAACATCAGGGTTCATGGCACTCaaaattacaatttacaatttgaaatatctgTGCCTCTCCGTTGAGGAGGGTCGAAATCGACTTGAAGAGATGTCAAGAGAAAATTCGAGTTTTGAAGACCAATGTTACTTGGAGAATAAACTGGGCTTGGAAGAGTATATTGTGAACATTATTAAACTCCATCATATGATTTGTAG GAGCACTGACAACTTAAACAGGGATCTGAAAAAGATGTACACCGTTTGGAATAACACGATTTGCTTTCAAATTTGTGTATGTTTGTATTCTTCAGTAAAG aTGGAAGATCTGGTTTTGAAGGTGGAGCACATACTTCTTGTCGTACCATTGGCATATATTCTATTGTTGTATTGCTCCAATGCTCAAGAGCTCTTAAATGAG GGAGAAAATTTCCGAACCACAGTGTGGGGAAGCTTCTTCGTGGACAAGCCGAAATGGTACAAATCATCAATGTTGATCATGATGATTCGCTCAACAAAAGAATTGGAAATCAAACCTTTCGGATTCTACGTCCTCAACCTGAAAACATTTTCTATG GTGATGAAGGCGGCATATTCCTATTTCAACATGCTTAATTCATTGAGGAAACGAATTTGA